In Choloepus didactylus isolate mChoDid1 chromosome 25 unlocalized genomic scaffold, mChoDid1.pri SUPER_25_unloc2, whole genome shotgun sequence, one genomic interval encodes:
- the LOC119525525 gene encoding uncharacterized protein LOC119525525 yields the protein MLLKRPPTLERRGWSDRCGQAGLHTHRPRAQRRRPAWPLYPGKRARLEKPPGTVKAPQQPPEHRARTRACRPQLEPQPNLTIGRTGLDTMVPGGGSGTMGGRPAVGAQPRADTAQAFLELQRLLLSVPPHPELSELDMLLPATTSMATSPAACKTTPRCPQSLGWVPCAETATCAQSRNGPCDQDYTSVLQVITPGGSSSAQCNQQWFQCSPGAWGTEEALK from the exons ATGCTCCTTAAG CGACCTCCGACTTTGGAGAGAAGAGGATGGAGTGACCGGTGCGGCCAGGCCGGGCTCCACACCCATCGCCCGCGAGCACAGAGGCGCCGACCCGCGTGGCCGCTCTATCCAGGAAAGCGCGCCAGGCTCGAGAAGCCGCCAGGGACCGTGAAGGCCCCGCAGCAGCCCCCTGAACACCGGGCTCGCACCCGCGCCTGCCGCCCGCAACTCGAGCCCCAGCCGAACCTGACCATTGGCCGGACGGGACTGGATACAATGGTCCCGGGCGGCGGCTCAGGTACCATGGGCGGGCGACCTGCGGTGGGAGCGCAGCCGCGAGCAGACACTGCGCAGGCCTTCCTGGAGCTGCAGCGATTGCTGCTGTCGGTGCCTCCTCACCCCGAGCTCTCCGAGCTGGACATGCTGCTGCCGGCCACCACCTCCATGGCGACCTCACCTGCAGCCTGCAAGACGACGCCAAGGTGCCCGCAGAGCCTGGGCTGGGTACCCTGCGCTGAGACGGCCACCTGCGCCCAGTCAAGAAATGGCCCATGCGATCAAGATTATACATCGGTGCTACAG GTCATCACACCCGGGGGCAGCTCCTCTGCCCAGTGCAACCAGCAGTGGTTTCAGTGTTCACCAGGAGCTTGGGGGACAGAAGAAGCCCTGAAGTAG